From Pan troglodytes isolate AG18354 chromosome 1, NHGRI_mPanTro3-v2.0_pri, whole genome shotgun sequence:
GGTCTTCTCCCCTGGGTCCcagctctcctctctcctccttggGTTCCCAGGTTCCCCACCCTGACTAACAGAGGAGCCCAGGAAAGATGCACATCTGTCCTGTCTCAGCAGGGCCAGGGGCTATGTCTCTCATCTCACGGCTTCGGTGGAACGAGGCCCCATCCCGGCTGTCCACCAGGAGCCCTGCTGAGATGGTGCTGGAGACACTTATGATGGAGCTGACAGGGCAGATGCGAGAGGCTGAGAGGCAGCAGCGGGAGCGCAGCAATGCGGTCAGAAAGGTCTGCACCGGTGTGGACTACAGCTGGCTGGCCAGCACACCCCGGCCCACCTATGACCTCAGCCCTATTGAGCGGCTGCAGCTGGAGGATGTCTGCGTTAAGATCCACCCATCCTATTGTGGGCCTGCTATCCTCAGGTGAGCACTGGCATGGGGACCCTTGCTGGGCTGCAGGCTCCAGGAAAGGTGGCTGCAGTGGCAGGGGCCTGAGGCCACCAGGACTAGAGTCAGGGAGCCTGGATGACCTAGTTATCTGTTAGAAGGAGCAAGAGGGGAAAAGGAGTCTGAAAGAGACCATGAAACGCTGGGCTAGGGTTAGGGGTCCAGcgggaggcaggaggcagctCCTGGAGGCGTGTGAGTTTTGATTCAAGAGAACACAATACTTTTgagttttctcttcttcctgcccAGATTGTTATTGTCCTGGATTTTAACTTACctggcttcttttcttttgtcaGTTTATCTTCAATATTACCTTCTTGGAGAAGTTTtccagacatttctccaaagtcaGATTCTTAATTATCCTAGCTTATGTTAGCTTTCATGCTAGTCTGACCacaggtgagtgtgtgtgtgtgtgtgtgtgtgtgtgtaggaaggGTTCAAACAAAACCCTGGGGCACTGCACATTTAGAGCTTGGGTGCAACAATGTTCCTTGAATATAAATGTAACCTTACTGAAGCTGTGACCACATGGTCCTGTCTCAGAAGGATCGGTGCTGATGTCAAAGAAGCATCGAGTAATTTCAAAATAACTCAAGTTCTTTGTCTACATTTCTCTttgtaaaggaatataaatccacaataaaacatcttaaaattcCTGTTAGTCTCCCAAAATCTTCCCTCACCCATCCCTTTAACCAACATATGCATTTATTGTACacctttttctttgaaattccCTTTAAAAGCTCCTCTCCTTCAGCCCCTTTCACCTTCTTCAGCCCCGTCCACACTCCTTGGTTTTTGCAGAGCTTTTACCAcccctcccctttcttcctccaGACAGAGAACCTTACTCTCCCCCAGCTCTGATTCTGTACTGTGGAAGCCTCCAAAGTGTATCTATTCCAGAAGCACCTGGGGACAGGGGTGGGTCATGGGGTGGAGCTGCTGAAAAGGGAATCTGGGCTGGCAAATCAAACCTCAAAAGTGAGGGGGAAGGCTGGGTACACACAGGTCATGATTGTCCTGTCTCATTTCCGGTCTCATGTCACTGCTGGGAAGTCCTGACTCTCAACCTGGTGGAGGAAACCTGGTATTAAATAGACTTGCTAACATTAACTTGTGAGCTCTAAGCAAAGATAGCCTAGGCAGAGTAAACAGCTTGGGAAAACACACAGGGCCTTGGGAGAAGCTGGGACATGTCGGGGCCACAAGTGATTCTTCCCAGCTGATGTGCAGGGTCTTCCAGGGAAGTATCAGGGGACCCCTGTGCATGGCAAACAGCTCACCTGGAAGGAATATCACAGGGGCAGTGACATAATCAGATATAGGTTTCAGAAAGATCATGCTGGC
This genomic window contains:
- the RD3 gene encoding protein RD3, producing the protein MHICPVSAGPGAMSLISRLRWNEAPSRLSTRSPAEMVLETLMMELTGQMREAERQQRERSNAVRKVCTGVDYSWLASTPRPTYDLSPIERLQLEDVCVKIHPSYCGPAILRFRQLLAEQEPEVQEVSQLFRSVLQEVLERMKQEEEAHKLTRQWSLRPRGSLATFKTRARISPFASDIRTISEDVERDTPPPLRSWSMPEFRAPKAD